The Methanomassiliicoccales archaeon DNA segment TCAAGGACCGCATCGAGCACAGGGTACCTGGACATAAGTTCAGCATCGGGCAGGTCGTCCATTGCCGGGTGGATTGGGCCCGCAGGTACGATCTCATGAGGTCCCACACCGGGGAGCACATGCTGTTCTCCGCACTATCGCGACGGACCGAAATCGAGCTGGTGAAGATCTCGCTGACCCCAGAGAAGAGATCGTTGATCGTCAAGGGCGATATCGATTGGGACCTAATCAAAGACGCACTCCAGGAGGTTAACGGCCTGATTCTCAAAGGGCAGGAGGTCAGGGCCGAGGTCCTTTCCAAGAACTGCGTGGACGGCTCAAGGACGCGCATCAAGATGGACAGGATACACGGGGACAGCGTGCGGGTCATCAGCATAGGTGATTACGATGAGGCGGCCTGCACCGGTGTGCACGTCCACAACACCAGGGAGATAGGTTTCCTGATGATCACCAAGTTCACCTCCGCCAAGCCGGTAGGGGATTGGGAGATAGAGTTCCAGATAGGGGAGGCGGCGGCGAGGTCGTCATCAAGCTTCGCCGTGGAAATGCTCCGGGCGTCCGAGATCTTGGGGTCGAACCCGCAGGACTTCCGCGTGGCCTTCGAGAACCGCGAGTCCGAGCATCGGAAGGCCATGGAATCCTTGAAACAATACTCCAAAGTGGTGCTGAACGCCCTCGAACCGAACCTAGTTGGAGAGACCAAAGTATACGCCGCTCATTTCAGGGGCATCGACCGCAAGCTGCTGATGGACAAGGCCACCGACATAGTTTCTGGCACATGTTCCATCGCTATCCTGGTATCTGAGGAGGACAAGTCGTTCCTAGTGCTTTCCCGGTCCCCCGATCAGGACATCGATTGCGTCTCGATCGTCAATGAGGTCCTATCGGAGTTCGGAGGAAGGGGCGGGGGGAAGGCGGGTTTCGCCACCGGAGGCACGCCCGGGGCCGTGGAGGGGGGCATCATCATCTCCAAGGTGCTTCAGCATATAGGTCTGAAAGGCAAATGAACGGGGTATGTTCGAGCACCGCTTCAATTGCAAAATGATTTATTTTTCATAAAATTGGCACATTCAAGTTCATTTGATGAAAAAATACGCCAATAATTGTTAATTCAGCATGCAGAAAGGTTTAAAAATATTATATTATTACCATTGGTCGTGGCACCTAAAAAGGATATCTATGAGACTAAGGAGAAGATCCTTAAGGAAGTCAAACAGAAGAATGTAAAGTTCATCGAGATGCAGTTCTCAGACATAGTAGGAACCGTGAAGAGCGTCTCCATCCCCACCACCAGGGTAGAGAGCGTCATCGACGACGGCGTCTTTCTAGATGGCTCCTCGATCTTGGGATACGCGACCATAGAGGAATCCGATATGAGGGCCAACCCCATTCTGGATTCCTTCCAGATATACCCCTGGATCGACTCCAACGTCAAGACCGCCCGCTTCATGTGCACCATCGCCGACCACAGCGGCGTCCGTTTCAAGGGCGACCCACGCTACGCCCTGGAAAGGATGGTGGCCAAGGTCAAGGAGATGGGCTACGATTACAACGTCGGTCCGGAGTTCGAGTTCTTCATGTTCCCCATGGAGAACGGAGTGCCAGTTCCCGTCCCTTCCGACGCAGGCGGCTATTTCGATCTCATGCCTCAGGACAAGGGCGAGACCGCCCGCAAGGAGATGGTCCTGGCCTTCGATGAGCTGGGCTACGACATGGAAGCTGCGCACCACGAAGTCGCCCCCGGTCAGTTGGAGATAGACCTGCGCTACCAGGACGCCCTGACGATGGCGGACCGCATGCTTACCCTGAAGTACGGCGTCAAGTGCATAGCCCAGAAGTACGGCCTGTTCGCCAGCTTCATGCCCAAGCCCCTGTTCGGGGAGAACGGCTCCGGCATGCACGTCCACCAGTCGCTGGCATCCAAGGACAAGAACGCCTTCTATGACCCCAATGGGAAGTTCGAGCTGAGCGATATGGCCATGCACTATATGGGAGGGCTCATGACCCACGCCCGGGAGAACTGCGCCATACTGGCATCCCATGTCAACTCCTACAAGCGCCTGGTGCCTGGATTCGAGGCGCCCTGCTACATCTCTTGGGCCAACAGGAACCGCAGCGCCCTGCTCAGAGTGCCAGCGGGCCGCGGCATGAGGACCAGGGTGGAACAGAGGAACCCCGACCCGGCTGGAAACCCCTACCTGCAGTTCGCGGTCATGCTGGCCGCCGGTCTGGACGGCATCAAGAACAAGACCAGCCCAGGCGAGCCGGTGGAGAAGGACATCTACCACATGAACACCGAGGAACGCCGCAAGAACAAGATTGTAGACCTACCCATGAACCTAGGCGACGCCCTGGACATAATGTCCGAGAGCTCGGTGATGAAAGAGGCCCTGGGCGAGCACATATTCAACCACTACCTGCACATAAAGCGCATAGAGTGGGACGAGTACCGCAAGTACGTCACCGATTGGGAGATCCAGCGGTACCTCAGAGTGCTCTGATCCGGAGCAAACCCCTTCCTCTCAAACCTTTTATCCTTTCTGAGTTCAATAGTGCATCATGTGCGGCCGCTTCTCCCTCGGCCTGGTCTACGGTTTTTCTACCAGGTTCGGGGTCCCGGAGGAATCTGGTCTCACGCCCCGTTATAACATCGCCCCTTTCCAGCAGATAGTGGTCATCGTCAGGGAGAGCCCCAATTCCCTGCGATGGATGCGCTGGGGACTGGTGCCCCGATGGGCCAAGGGCGAGGAGTTCGGACTGAAGCTCATAAACGTGCGCGCCGAGTCCGTACTGGACAAGCCAATGTTCAAGCCCCTGCTCAGCTCCCAGCGCTGCCTGGTGCCAGCCACCGGGTTCTATGAATGGTCGAAGCTGGGAACCAAGAAACGCCCGTTCAACTTCCGTTTGAAGGGTCAGGACTTCTTCGCCATGGCCGGGATATACGATGTCTGGAGGAAGGACGGGAAAGAGCTGATCACCTGCTCCATTATCACGACCCAGGCCAACGAGGAGGTGGCCAAGGTGCACGACCGCATGCCGGTCATACTGTCCCGATCCTCCGAGGAGTCTTGGCTGTCCAAAGGGGCGCTTACCGAGAGCGCCCTCAGGGAGATAATGGATCCCTTCCCGGCCAACGGAATAGAGAGCTACCCGGTCTCGGACGCGGTGAACGATGCCAAAGCCGACGATCCGGACATGGTCGTTCCCTACAACATACGGCAAGCCACTCTGTTCTGAGAGCCGCCCATCGGGGATTTCCCAACCATATTTATACAGGCAGCAATAATGCGTCGAGCGATCTCATGATGCCAGGAATGGGAAGGGGGGTAAACCCGCGCCAGATGAAGCAGGCCATGAAGCGCATGGGCATCTCCCAGGACGAGATACAGGGCGTGGAGGAGGTCATCATAAGGACCGCCGACAAGGAGTACGTCATCAAGGACGCCGCCGTGTCGTGCATAACCATGCAGGGGCAGAAGACCTACCAGGTGGTAGGGGATGCCGAGGTGCGCCCCCGCCAAATGGTCAAGGAAGAAAAGCCCGGGATACCGGACCTGGACGTCCAGTTGGTCATATCCCAGACCGGAGCCTCCAAGGAGAAGGCCATCCAGGCGCTGAATGATTGTGACGGTCAACCGGCCGAGGCCATCCTGAAGATCATGTCCGGGTGAGTGAAATGTGCTTAGCTATGCCAGCCAAGGTACTGTCCATCGTGGGCGATGAGGCCGAGGTGGACTTCGGAGGTGTCATCAGGAAGACCAACGTGTCCATGGTGGATGCCAAGGTGGGCGAGTACGTCATCATCCACGCCGGTTTCGCCATCCAGAAGGTGGACGAGGATGAGGCCAGGGAGACCCTGAAACTTTGGAACGAGTTCCTGGACAGCTCCGAGGACGCCTGAGTGGCAAACCTTTATGTGCTATTTCCTTCCCTAATCAACCCCGCAAGGATGGAGCATGAGGATCGTCTACGGACCGATTAACTCCCTGGGCTTGGGAAGGGCTATTGCTGTTGACCCCATCAGCAGGCATCCCAAGGTCTGCAACTTCAACTGCATCTATTGCCGCCTGGGGCAGAGGGGTATGCTCCTTCTCGAAAGAACGGCGTTCATCGACGACTCCCAGATACTGGACCAGGTGGGGGAATGCCTGTTCCGGGACGAGTGCGACGCGGTCATGTTCAAAGGGACGGGAGAGCCTCTCCTGGCCAGCAACATCTTCTCCATGGCCAGAAAGCTTAAGCAGGCCGCCCCGAAGAAAGTGGCGGTCCTGACCAACTGCTCCCTGCTGCGCGACCCGGAGGTGCTGGACGGGCTGGACGCCTTCGACATCATCATCGCCAAGCTGGACGCCTCCACGGAGGAGACCTTCCAGCAGATCAACCGCCCCCACCCCTCCATCAAGCTGTCCGACGTGTTGGAGGGCATGAAAGAAGCAAGGCAGTGCTTCCACGGATCGTTCCGGGTCCAGGTGACCCTGGTGCGGGAGAACCTATCCGAGCTAGAGAGCATCGCCCAGATCTGCCGGGAATTGTGCCCGGACTACGTCTACCTGAACGACCCGGAGCACTGCGACCCCTCCCACAAGCTCAACAAGCGGGAGGCGGAGGCGGCCTGGGACAAGTTCTTTGGCATCCGCTGCATGAACTCGAAATAAAAAAGGAAAGGTAAAGGGTTTCTCACATCTGGCAGAGCTTTTGCAGGGACGCCCACTTCTGGTCCACGCCCTGTTGTATCTCGTCGGCCACGGAGGTGAACTTGCCCTTCATCAGGTGCTTGAAGCGTCCCTGCGAGTTCAGCCACTCCGACACCGGTTTCTTCTCCTTGGTGCCCTGGGCGATGCGAAGGGACTCCCCGGTAAGTCTCCAGGTGCCGTTCTCGTACTCGTACAGAGGCCACACGCAGGTCTCCACCGCCAGTTTGGCCATGGCTATGGTCTGCGAGCCGTCATGCCTCCAGCCGCGGGGGCATGGAGATATCACGTTGATGAACTTCGGTCCGTGGATCTCGAAGGCCTTGCGGGACTTTTCCACCAGGTCCTTCCAGTTGTGCGGCGACGCTTGCGCGGCGTAGGGCAGGTCGTGGGCGATGATGATCCTGGTCAGGTCCTTGGGAAACTCCTTCTTGCCCGGTGTGCAGGTACCGGACGGGCAGGTGGTGGTGGACGCTCCCCTCGGAGTCGCTCCGCTCCTCTGGATGCCGGTGTTCATGTACGCCTCGTTGTTGAAGCAGACGTAGAGGAAGTCATGCCCCCTCTCGATGGCTCCGGACAAGGATTGGAGGCCGATGTCGTAAGTGGCGCCGTCGCCTCCGAAGGCCACGAACTTGATCTCCTGATCGATCTTGCCCTGGCGCTTCAGAGCCTTGTAGGCCGCCTCCACCCCGCTCATGGTGGCTGGAGCGTTCTCGAAGGCGGTGTGTATCCACGGTACCTCCCATGAGGAGAACGGATAAATGGTGGTCGACACTTCGAAACAGCCGGTGGCGTTGGCTACGACCACTGGTTTGTCCGTGCCCATCAATACCTGGCGAGCGATGATCGGTTCTGCGCATCCGGCGCAGAGGCGGTGTCCCTCACACATGCGCACCTCGCTGTGTGTCAGCTCCTTTAGGTTCAGATCCTCACCCCCATGTAGTTCACGCGTTCGCCCTTGCCAGCGATTATCTCATCAAAGACTCCGATGAGCTGTCCAGGCATGACGTCCCGACCACCCAGGCCGTAGATGTAGTTGGAGACCCTGGGAGAGTCCTTCATCCTGGATATGGATTCCAGAACATCGAGGTACAGCACTCCACCCGTCCCCGGGCTCATGGCCCGGTCCATCACGGCCACCGCCTTCTTGCCCTTAAGCAACTTGGCCATATCCTCGGCGGGGAAGGGACGGAACAGACGGACCTTTACGGCCCCGACCTTCATGCCCTTCTCCCTCAGCTGAT contains these protein-coding regions:
- a CDS encoding alanyl-tRNA editing protein, yielding MTHKLYQDDPYMAEFEARVDHTDGEWVALDRTALYPGGGGQNKDQGTIDGLDVSDSRVKDRIEHRVPGHKFSIGQVVHCRVDWARRYDLMRSHTGEHMLFSALSRRTEIELVKISLTPEKRSLIVKGDIDWDLIKDALQEVNGLILKGQEVRAEVLSKNCVDGSRTRIKMDRIHGDSVRVISIGDYDEAACTGVHVHNTREIGFLMITKFTSAKPVGDWEIEFQIGEAAARSSSSFAVEMLRASEILGSNPQDFRVAFENRESEHRKAMESLKQYSKVVLNALEPNLVGETKVYAAHFRGIDRKLLMDKATDIVSGTCSIAILVSEEDKSFLVLSRSPDQDIDCVSIVNEVLSEFGGRGGGKAGFATGGTPGAVEGGIIISKVLQHIGLKGK
- a CDS encoding glutamine synthetase family protein, producing the protein MAPKKDIYETKEKILKEVKQKNVKFIEMQFSDIVGTVKSVSIPTTRVESVIDDGVFLDGSSILGYATIEESDMRANPILDSFQIYPWIDSNVKTARFMCTIADHSGVRFKGDPRYALERMVAKVKEMGYDYNVGPEFEFFMFPMENGVPVPVPSDAGGYFDLMPQDKGETARKEMVLAFDELGYDMEAAHHEVAPGQLEIDLRYQDALTMADRMLTLKYGVKCIAQKYGLFASFMPKPLFGENGSGMHVHQSLASKDKNAFYDPNGKFELSDMAMHYMGGLMTHARENCAILASHVNSYKRLVPGFEAPCYISWANRNRSALLRVPAGRGMRTRVEQRNPDPAGNPYLQFAVMLAAGLDGIKNKTSPGEPVEKDIYHMNTEERRKNKIVDLPMNLGDALDIMSESSVMKEALGEHIFNHYLHIKRIEWDEYRKYVTDWEIQRYLRVL
- a CDS encoding SOS response-associated peptidase, producing the protein MCGRFSLGLVYGFSTRFGVPEESGLTPRYNIAPFQQIVVIVRESPNSLRWMRWGLVPRWAKGEEFGLKLINVRAESVLDKPMFKPLLSSQRCLVPATGFYEWSKLGTKKRPFNFRLKGQDFFAMAGIYDVWRKDGKELITCSIITTQANEEVAKVHDRMPVILSRSSEESWLSKGALTESALREIMDPFPANGIESYPVSDAVNDAKADDPDMVVPYNIRQATLF
- a CDS encoding nascent polypeptide-associated complex protein yields the protein MKQAMKRMGISQDEIQGVEEVIIRTADKEYVIKDAAVSCITMQGQKTYQVVGDAEVRPRQMVKEEKPGIPDLDVQLVISQTGASKEKAIQALNDCDGQPAEAILKIMSG
- a CDS encoding HypC/HybG/HupF family hydrogenase formation chaperone, which translates into the protein MPAKVLSIVGDEAEVDFGGVIRKTNVSMVDAKVGEYVIIHAGFAIQKVDEDEARETLKLWNEFLDSSEDA
- a CDS encoding radical SAM protein — translated: MRIVYGPINSLGLGRAIAVDPISRHPKVCNFNCIYCRLGQRGMLLLERTAFIDDSQILDQVGECLFRDECDAVMFKGTGEPLLASNIFSMARKLKQAAPKKVAVLTNCSLLRDPEVLDGLDAFDIIIAKLDASTEETFQQINRPHPSIKLSDVLEGMKEARQCFHGSFRVQVTLVRENLSELESIAQICRELCPDYVYLNDPEHCDPSHKLNKREAEAAWDKFFGIRCMNSK
- a CDS encoding thiamine pyrophosphate-dependent enzyme translates to MCEGHRLCAGCAEPIIARQVLMGTDKPVVVANATGCFEVSTTIYPFSSWEVPWIHTAFENAPATMSGVEAAYKALKRQGKIDQEIKFVAFGGDGATYDIGLQSLSGAIERGHDFLYVCFNNEAYMNTGIQRSGATPRGASTTTCPSGTCTPGKKEFPKDLTRIIIAHDLPYAAQASPHNWKDLVEKSRKAFEIHGPKFINVISPCPRGWRHDGSQTIAMAKLAVETCVWPLYEYENGTWRLTGESLRIAQGTKEKKPVSEWLNSQGRFKHLMKGKFTSVADEIQQGVDQKWASLQKLCQM